One region of Acropora muricata isolate sample 2 chromosome 13, ASM3666990v1, whole genome shotgun sequence genomic DNA includes:
- the LOC136895876 gene encoding death domain-containing ATP nucleosidase-like isoform X1: MAMRESRKSNTDEQRSKKGPPELQFTVKKLSDLKVPSKRWEEVELPIDILLLTVDKYGFLCCFHYLREVFRSFKLALGHVYFGEMGESDSEKLQVALMQCCEGGGQPGGAGIMVPKAVEMLRPKAVFCVGSCAALHHDKTRLGDVVVAAKLTTYAQRRVTANKVVPCGFSIPASKRIWQLIPCAAFGWKPPLKNPAVEHDEVKVHSNGEILSGPEEIASVSRRNELVQLYPNAIAVEMDGDGVFAASHDLKAEWIVIKGISRYADCNDGSDDWLVFANAMAASVVNNILSEPYVFEEWPHCDNEIKRNTSKEPAAVLQTNAGVSSVVGALVQAMVGKYETSKIKYKGRVISCTSRYRYHSLAEPFMYIVKAKDKETGIEEESCRHDTRQEATEHALRKLKERLHNEGIVNLNSE, encoded by the exons ATGGCAATGCGTGAAAGTAGGAAAAGCAACACAGATGAACAAAGGAGTAAAAAAGGTCCACCAGAGCTTCAATTCACCGTCAAAAAACTCAGTGACCTTAAAGTTCCCTCTAAACGCTGGGAAGAAGTTGAGCTACCGATCGACATTTTGCTGCTGACGGTAGATAAGTATGGATTTTTATGCTGCTTTCACTATCTCCGAGAAGTCTTCAGAAGCTTCAAATTGGCCCTTGGCCACGTATACTTTGGTGAAATGGGCGAAAGTGACAGCGAGAAGCTTCAAGTAGCGTTGATGCAGTGTTGTGAAGGCGGCGGTCAGCCAGGTGGTGCAGGAATTATGGTTCCAAAAGCAGTTGAAATGTTGCGACCCAAAGCTGTGTTTTGTGTGGGTTCTTGTGCCGCACTTCATCATGACAAGACTAGACTGGGAGACGTAGTGGTGGCAGCTAAGTTAACCACATACGCGCAACGGCGGGTGACTGCCAACAAAGTAGTACCCTGTGGCTTTTCAATACCAGCAAGTAAGAGGATTTGGCAATTGATTCCGTGTGCTGCCTTTGGTTGGAAACCACCATTGAAAAACCCGGCAGTAGAACATGACGAAGTGAAAGTGCACAGCAACGGCGAGATTTTGAGCGGACCAGAAGAAATAGCGTCAGTGTCCAGACGTAACGAGCTTGTTCAATTGTATCCGAACGCCATCGCGGTTGAAATGGACGGTGATG GCGTTTTCGCTGCTTCACACGATCTCAAAGCAGAGTGGATTGTAATCAAAGGCATATCACGGTATGCAGATTGCAACGATGGATCTGATGACTGGCTTGTGTTTGCCAATGCAATGGCAGCATCTGTAGTCAACAATATTCTGAGTGAGCCGTATGTATTTGAAGAGTGGCCACACTGTGACAATGAGATCAAAAGGAACACTAGTAAAG AACCAGCTGCAGTTTTACAAACAAATGCAGGTGTTTCTTCGGTTGTGGGAGCTTTGGTTCAAGCAATGGTGGGGAAATATGAAACAAGCAAG ATAAAATATAAAGGACGAGTCATTTCTTGCACTTCCCGCTATAGATATCACTCCTTGGCCGAGCCTTTTATGTATATAGTCAAAGCCAAAGACAAGGAGACTGGGATAGAGGAAGAATCATGCCGTCACGATACACGCCAAGAGGCTACTGAGCATGCACTGCGAAAACTTAAAGAAAGATTACACAATGAAGGAATTGTTAACCTTAACAGTGAATAA
- the LOC136895876 gene encoding uncharacterized protein isoform X2 — protein sequence MAMRESRKSNTDEQRSKKGPPELQFTVKKLSDLKVPSKRWEEVELPIDILLLTVDKYGFLCCFHYLREVFRSFKLALGHVYFGEMGESDSEKLQVALMQCCEGGGQPGGAGIMVPKAVEMLRPKAVFCVGSCAALHHDKTRLGDVVVAAKLTTYAQRRVTANKVVPCGFSIPASKRIWQLIPCAAFGWKPPLKNPAVEHDEVKVHSNGEILSGPEEIASVSRRNELVQLYPNAIAVEMDGDEPAAVLQTNAGVSSVVGALVQAMVGKYETSKIKYKGRVISCTSRYRYHSLAEPFMYIVKAKDKETGIEEESCRHDTRQEATEHALRKLKERLHNEGIVNLNSE from the exons ATGGCAATGCGTGAAAGTAGGAAAAGCAACACAGATGAACAAAGGAGTAAAAAAGGTCCACCAGAGCTTCAATTCACCGTCAAAAAACTCAGTGACCTTAAAGTTCCCTCTAAACGCTGGGAAGAAGTTGAGCTACCGATCGACATTTTGCTGCTGACGGTAGATAAGTATGGATTTTTATGCTGCTTTCACTATCTCCGAGAAGTCTTCAGAAGCTTCAAATTGGCCCTTGGCCACGTATACTTTGGTGAAATGGGCGAAAGTGACAGCGAGAAGCTTCAAGTAGCGTTGATGCAGTGTTGTGAAGGCGGCGGTCAGCCAGGTGGTGCAGGAATTATGGTTCCAAAAGCAGTTGAAATGTTGCGACCCAAAGCTGTGTTTTGTGTGGGTTCTTGTGCCGCACTTCATCATGACAAGACTAGACTGGGAGACGTAGTGGTGGCAGCTAAGTTAACCACATACGCGCAACGGCGGGTGACTGCCAACAAAGTAGTACCCTGTGGCTTTTCAATACCAGCAAGTAAGAGGATTTGGCAATTGATTCCGTGTGCTGCCTTTGGTTGGAAACCACCATTGAAAAACCCGGCAGTAGAACATGACGAAGTGAAAGTGCACAGCAACGGCGAGATTTTGAGCGGACCAGAAGAAATAGCGTCAGTGTCCAGACGTAACGAGCTTGTTCAATTGTATCCGAACGCCATCGCGGTTGAAATGGACGGTGATG AACCAGCTGCAGTTTTACAAACAAATGCAGGTGTTTCTTCGGTTGTGGGAGCTTTGGTTCAAGCAATGGTGGGGAAATATGAAACAAGCAAG ATAAAATATAAAGGACGAGTCATTTCTTGCACTTCCCGCTATAGATATCACTCCTTGGCCGAGCCTTTTATGTATATAGTCAAAGCCAAAGACAAGGAGACTGGGATAGAGGAAGAATCATGCCGTCACGATACACGCCAAGAGGCTACTGAGCATGCACTGCGAAAACTTAAAGAAAGATTACACAATGAAGGAATTGTTAACCTTAACAGTGAATAA